Proteins encoded within one genomic window of Rhodothermales bacterium:
- a CDS encoding nuclear transport factor 2 family protein, whose translation MDILEAGPVTAMVDPVSVFYRMTSAFNAHDVDGMLAYVDDDIQWFSISGDHMDVEARGKAAFRAAMESYFEAIPSARSEIESAVVSGSYVSVRERAYWGEDQSQVALGVFEVRDGLITRVWYYPASK comes from the coding sequence ATGGATATTCTCGAGGCCGGCCCGGTCACGGCCATGGTCGATCCTGTTTCTGTGTTTTATCGGATGACCTCGGCGTTCAACGCGCACGATGTGGATGGCATGCTGGCGTATGTCGATGACGACATCCAGTGGTTCAGCATTAGCGGCGATCACATGGATGTAGAGGCGCGCGGCAAGGCGGCATTCCGGGCGGCCATGGAATCGTATTTTGAGGCGATACCGAGCGCGCGCTCGGAGATCGAATCGGCCGTTGTGTCCGGATCCTATGTATCGGTGCGCGAACGGGCGTATTGGGGCGAGGATCAGTCGCAGGTGGCGCTGGGGGTATTCGAGGTGCGGGACGGGTTGATTACGCGGGTTTGGTATTATCCCGCATCGAAGTGA
- a CDS encoding BLUF domain-containing protein encodes MEANSTTYCLIYASTATHEMSDRELNEILAVARDRNTELDITGLLLYADGNFIQILEGDRDRVDALYEHIATDPRHYGAVRLMRRNTGQRHFSDWRMGFKTISANEFEERVPGFSSILHSADERDALKDQVSRDIWALLMSFRAVTRV; translated from the coding sequence ATGGAAGCCAACTCAACCACCTACTGCCTCATCTACGCGAGTACGGCCACGCATGAGATGTCGGATCGCGAGCTGAACGAAATCCTTGCCGTTGCGCGCGACCGGAATACCGAACTCGACATCACCGGGCTGCTGCTCTACGCCGACGGCAATTTCATCCAGATCCTCGAAGGCGATCGCGACCGCGTCGACGCGCTATACGAGCACATCGCCACCGATCCGCGCCACTATGGCGCCGTGCGTCTCATGCGGCGCAACACCGGCCAGCGGCATTTTTCCGACTGGCGTATGGGTTTTAAAACCATCAGTGCGAACGAGTTTGAGGAACGGGTGCCCGGATTTTCGTCCATCCTCCATTCGGCGGACGAACGGGATGCGCTCAAGGACCAGGTCTCCAGGGATATCTGGGCGCTGCTGATGTCGTTCCGCGCGGTAACCCGCGTCTGA